Within Trichoderma atroviride chromosome 2, complete sequence, the genomic segment TTTTCCCTTACTTTATTAGCTTTGCTCTGCGAATTGCTAACAGCTAATGGCGGACTCGCGAGAGGTCCGAGTCGACAGGACGCCGGCACGCATCAGGACGTGAGATTTCCAGGTCCGTATATCGCACGTAGGACAAAGGGGTGTGAGCCTGTCggctttatttattaggCGTCTTCGGGCCCAGCTTTATTTTCCTGCTTGTGTGCGTCCTATTCCTGCTGGTTGGCCGATATGCGCTGCAGGGCCTGACTCGGCTGGGCGTCTTCAACAAGCAAGTCGATCGCGGTCTAGCTGAAGgatctctcttttcttcaggCACCTGTTATTTCCGACGGGCGATATGCAGCTCTTTATGTGCTTGCCGCAGTCCCATGCGCTTCTGCAACATCCATCACAGCCCCCCCTGCCTATCGCGCCGCCGCTGAGTGCGTCACATCGCCTATTCGCTCCAGTGCGGCCCTAGCGGCTGGGACTCTTCACTCACCGACCCCAGCATCGTCTGCTCTAGCCATCTTGCCATCTACACTTCTAAATATGGACTTGGTTGGCATCGTTTTCAGCACGGCTAGAGCTTTAGCACTGATCGGGGTGGAGAGCTCTCGCGTCAGTGACCCAGTTTAAGCTGCTCTTCCGTAGCTAGCCAGAGACGCGCTCTTTTTTGCGCAGGTCAGCTGAGGCGAGAAGATGTCCTGCAAGAGGATTTGCGAGGTGCTAAAGCAAACACCACGGCGCTCCGTCTATTTCCTTTGGAATGGTGACCTGAGATTCCCGCAGTCGACGCCCATGAGACCAAGTCTAATGCTCCAGGGCGGTCCCCAAGTGGAGATGCAATGGGCAAGGTTCGCAGTGACGATCTTGCCCGCTTGGGCTTTGTGGCGTGATGGGAGTTTTGGGTGCTACACGATACCGGACACAACCAACATTTCTGTGTGATTGCGCCGCATATGAGGAGACAGAAACTTCGCCTGACTACATAGTACccatacctaggtacctagtagGGTTGTTTTGCACGCTATTGCGATTAGATTGAGACTCGACACGAGCTGACAGAAAACTTTATTGCGCTTATTACTTTGCATGTCATCCGCCAGTGACAGCATTACGGGGACTGTACACCTTGATGCAGACAGCTAACAAGCCTGACACGTCGAAACTCAAAGCAGGATATCATAGATGGCATACGCTCTCCAACCATTGTACTCCATTATTCGACCAATAAACAAACAGCCCTCAGGAACCCTCAACCAGCTCTCCATGTTGTCGTGAGCTGCTCAGTGTTTGAAGACGCCAAACAGCTTTGTCTTTAGCTTGTCTGCCAGGCCTACGGGCGCAACTGGGCGAGGCTTCGCTTCCGCGTGTTCGTCCTTGATGTGGTGCTCATTGCCCGCACCGCCGCGGCCAGTGTGAAATCCCTGAGTGTCCTGGCTCGGTCGAAAGGCCTCTTCCGGGATGGCATCTGCGTCCTTGCGCTGAGATGCAGCGGTTCCAATGTCGGAGATGTTGCCAGCGCCTGTAATCGCAAAGTCGTTTACTTAGCTGTCAAGTTTGG encodes:
- a CDS encoding uncharacterized protein (EggNog:ENOG41) — its product is MAVEVSHGRGGAGNIDEDDTKYVDGEVVRSGVEGSHGDGAFSSGRGGAGNISDIGTAASQRKDADAIPEEAFRPSQDTQGFHTGRGGAGNEHHIKDEHAEAKPRPVAPVGLADKLKTKLFGVFKH